One part of the Arabidopsis thaliana chromosome 1 sequence genome encodes these proteins:
- a CDS encoding Plant self-incompatibility protein S1 family (Plant self-incompatibility protein S1 family; FUNCTIONS IN: molecular_function unknown; INVOLVED IN: biological_process unknown; LOCATED IN: endomembrane system; CONTAINS InterPro DOMAIN/s: Plant self-incompatibility S1 (InterPro:IPR010264); BEST Arabidopsis thaliana protein match is: Plant self-incompatibility protein S1 family (TAIR:AT5G39493.1); Has 107 Blast hits to 107 proteins in 3 species: Archae - 0; Bacteria - 0; Metazoa - 0; Fungi - 0; Plants - 107; Viruses - 0; Other Eukaryotes - 0 (source: NCBI BLink).), protein MNRFIIFMFVVVTYFGLNVAFDMFPCPKNKVLIRNELGPGLVLQYHCHSRDHNLDVANLQFNEYKEIAFGDKLGKRTRWSCILKHGLYMRYYSEFIAYMMANVRRCGAIRNWIARKDRIYLIRNVNPPAVFRYTWNKTK, encoded by the coding sequence ATGAAtcgttttataatttttatgtttgttgttgtaacATATTTTGGATTGAATGTAGCATTTGACATGTTCCCATgtccaaaaaataaagttcTAATTAGAAACGAGCTTGGTCCCGGTTTAGTTCTTCAATACCATTGTCATTCAAGAGATCACAATCTAGACGTCGCAAATTTACAATTCAATGAATATAAAGAAATCGCATTCGGAGACAAGTTaggaaaaagaacaagatgGAGTTGCATTTTGAAACACGGCTTATACATGCGATATTATTCAGAATTTATAGCATACATGATGGCCAACGTTCGTCGATGCGGTGCTATCCGTAATTGGATTGCTAGAAAAGATAGAATTTACCTTATAAGAAATGTAAATCCGCCAGCAGTGTTCCGTTATACATGGAATAAAACTAAGTAA
- a CDS encoding RNA-binding (RRM/RBD/RNP motifs) family protein, which translates to MAAHATSEPAVNLPATQFESQVTEPFGVTLLVRHLPDGIPHDIVSRLFSQYGASAVRPCSGGKLRNAAFVDFKNEAFASQAHRQLNGLRFLGKVLQVQRANKPNDNKKSRQIEESVTKGNAFSTVSTNNDSKSGQILSGEPIAPKLGIDYPFPPHLQYAYPPPDANILANITNALIAVPPLYTQVLHLMNKMNLPPPFRLALPTPPLPKAGPQQTDLEHQSSSESEMESDEDIGTSKSGRKRARHGFLVGLGMDKDVPHETVGVKPSSLTPKEIPRIRKNKHVMQIKITSKVTQDEYKEESENEDPADEPKEKDSNLKPFASLEELEKGRLPPQDILSLPMFKNYTAGNPSVVLYIKNLAKDVVIDDFYYIFGSQFESSEVAKSSLGVRLMQEGRMRGQAFLTFPSVEVAHRALVSIL; encoded by the exons ATGGCTGCACATGCGACATCGGAGCCGGCCGTGAATCTCCCGGCGACGCAATTTGAATCTCAGGTTACAGAGCCGTTCGGGGTAACTCTTCTAGTTCGGCATCTTCCTGATGGAATTCCTCATGATATCGTCTCTCGGCTCTTTTCTCAGTACGGAGCTTCTGCTGTTCGTCCTTGCTCCGGTGGAAA ATTGAGAAACGCTGCTTTTGTGGATTTCAAGAATGAAGCTTTTGCTTCTCAAGCACATCGTCAATTAAATGG GCTGAGGTTTCTTGGCAAGGTTCTACAAGTACAGAGAGCCAATAAACCTAATGACAACAAGAAGTCTCGACAAATCGAAGAATCTGTGACCAAGGGGAATGCTTTCTCTACTGTTAGCACCAACAATGATTCAAAATCTGGGCAGATTCTTTCTGGCGAACCGATAGCTCCAAAACTCGGCATAGACTATCCATTTCCTCCTCACCTGCA ATATGCTTACCCACCACCCGATGCAAATATATTAGCCAACATTACTAATGCCCTTATCGCTGTCCCACCGTTATACACCCAG GTGCTGCATCTGATGAACAAAATGAATCTTCCACCTCCTTTTCGCCTGGCCCTGCCCACACCACCTCTACCTAAAGCAGGCCCCCAACAAACTGACTTGGAGCATCAATCTAGTAGCGAGTCAGAGATGGAATCTGATGAG GATATAGGTACGTCAAAATCAGGAAGGAAGCGTGCTAGACATGGATTTCTTGTTGGTCTTGGTATGGACAAGGATGTGCCACATGAGACTGTTGGAGTGAAACCTTCGTCTTTGACCCCAAAAGAGATCCCTCGAATAAGAAAGAATAAACACGTTATGCAG ATCAAGATCACCTCTAAAGTTACTCAAGACGAATATAAAGAGGAAAGTGAGAATGAAGACCCTGCAGACGAGcccaaagaaaaagattcaaatttgaaacCCTTTGCAAGTTTAGAGGAATTGGAGAAAGGAAGGTTACCTCCACAGGATATTCTTTCACTCCCTATGTTCAAG AACTACACAGCTGGGAATCCGTCGGTTGTACTGTATATCAAAAACCTTGCCAAAGATGTTGTTATCGATGATTTCTATTACATATTTG GGTCACAGTTTGAAAGCAGCGAAGTAGCTAAATCAAGTCTTGGTGTGAGGCTAATGCAG GAAGGAAGGATGAGAGGGCAAGCTTTTTTGACATTTCCGTCTGTTGAAGTCGCACATCGTGCTCTGGTTAGCATCctttaa
- a CDS encoding Pentatricopeptide repeat (PPR) superfamily protein (Pentatricopeptide repeat (PPR) superfamily protein; INVOLVED IN: biological_process unknown; LOCATED IN: cytosolic ribosome; EXPRESSED IN: 7 plant structures; EXPRESSED DURING: 4 anthesis, F mature embryo stage, petal differentiation and expansion stage, E expanded cotyledon stage, D bilateral stage; CONTAINS InterPro DOMAIN/s: Pentatricopeptide repeat (InterPro:IPR002885); BEST Arabidopsis thaliana protein match is: mitochondrial editing factor 21 (TAIR:AT2G20540.1); Has 31696 Blast hits to 12551 proteins in 166 species: Archae - 0; Bacteria - 0; Metazoa - 15; Fungi - 19; Plants - 31380; Viruses - 0; Other Eukaryotes - 282 (source: NCBI BLink).): protein MFLFSSRRITSLRSYTIIKHSSCYSTLVSDGNIFSIQHFQSLMQKYESNLKIIHQLHSHFTTSGFLLLHQKQNSGKLFLFNPLLRCYSLGETPLHAYFLYDQLQRLHFLSDHNKSLPPFDSFTYLFLLKASSNPRFPSLLLGIGLHGLTLKLGFESHVYVQTALVGMYLVGGNMIDAHKVFDEMPERNPVTWNVMITGLTNLGDFEKALCFLEKMPNRTVVSWTTIIDGYARVDKPKEAILLFSRMVACDAIKPNEITILAILPAVWNLGDLKMCGSVHAYVGKRGFVPCDIRVTNSLIDAYAKCGCIQSAFKFFIEIPNGRKNLVSWTTMISAFAIHGMGKEAVSMFKDMERLGLKPNRVTMISVLNACSHGGLAEEEFLEFFNTMVNEYKITPDVKHYGCLVDMLRRKGRLEEAEKIALEIPIEEKAVVWRMLLGACSVYDDAELAERVTRKLMELERSHGGDYVLMSNIFCGTGRFLDAQRFRKQMDVRGVAKLPGHSQVT, encoded by the coding sequence ATGTTCTTGTTCTCTTCACGTAGAATCACCTCTCTACGCTCTTACACCATAATCAAACATTCAAGTTGTTATTCGACTTTGGTTTCTGATGGTAACATCTTCTCGATTCAACACTTTCAATCTCTTAtgcaaaaatatgaatcaaacCTTAAAATCATCCACCAGCTCCATTCACACTTCACCACTTCTgggtttcttctccttcatcagaAGCAAAACTCTGGGAAACTTTTTCTATTCAATCCTCTGCTTCGATGCTATTCTCTTGGCGAAACCCCTCTTCATGCTTACTTCCTCTACGACCAACTCCAACGACTCCATTTCTTGTCTGATCACAATAAGAGTCTGCCTCCTTTTGATAGTTTCACTTACCTCTTTCTCCTGAAAGCGAGTTCGAATCCGCGGTTCCCATCTTTACTACTGGGAATTGGACTCCACGGGTTGACTCTAAAACTGGGTTTTGAATCTCATGTCTACGTGCAGACAGCTTTGGTTGGTATGTATCTTGTTGGTGGAAACATGATTGATGCTCACaaagtgtttgatgaaatgccTGAGAGAAATCCGGTAACTTGGAATGTGATGATCACTGGCCTTACTAATTTGGGAGATTTCGAAAAAGCTCTTTGCTTTTTGGAGAAGATGCCGAATCGGACGGTAGTGTCTTGGACCACTATCATTGATGGGTATGCACGAGTAGATAAACCCAAGGAAGCTATACTCTTGTTTTCAAGAATGGTTGCTTGCGACGCAATAAAGCCCAACGAGATAACCATTCTCGCCATTCTCCCAGCTGTTTGGAACTTGGGAGACTTAAAGATGTGCGGATCAGTTCATGCTTATGTTGGGAAAAGAGGGTTTGTTCCATGTGATATCCGTGTGACTAACTCTCTCATCGACGCTTATGCAAAATGTGGGTGTATTCAAAGCGCGTTCAAGTTTTTCATAGAGATTCCAAACGGAAGGAAGAATCTTGTATCGTGGACAACGATGATCTCGGCGTTTGCAATTCACGGAATGGGAAAAGAAGCGGTCAGTATGTTTAAAGACATGGAAAGATTAGGATTGAAGCCGAACAGAGTGACCATGATCAGTGTTTTGAACGCTTGCAGCCATGGAGGTTtagcagaagaagagtttcTAGAGTTTTTCAACACGATGGTAAACGAGTACAAGATCACGCCGGATGTGAAGCACTATGGATGTCTAGTAGATATGttgagaagaaaaggaagattagaagaagcagagaagattGCTTTGGAGATTCcaatagaagaaaaagctgTGGTTTGGAGAATGCTGCTTGGAGCTTGTAGCGTTTATGATGATGCTGAATTGGCTGAGAGGGTTACTAGAAAGCTAATGGAGCTAGAGAGAAGCCATGGAGGAGACTATGTGCTTATGTCCAACATCTTTTGTGGTACTGGAAGATTTTTAGATGCGCAGAGATTTCGGAAACAGATGGATGTTAGAGGAGTAGCTAAACTTCCAGGACATTCACAAGTAACATAG
- a CDS encoding RNA-binding (RRM/RBD/RNP motifs) family protein yields MWNCSNLTYNPTCHRLRNAAFVDFKNEAFASQAHRQLNGLRFLGKVLQVQRANKPNDNKKSRQIEESVTKGNAFSTVSTNNDSKSGQILSGEPIAPKLGIDYPFPPHLQYAYPPPDANILANITNALIAVPPLYTQVLHLMNKMNLPPPFRLALPTPPLPKAGPQQTDLEHQSSSESEMESDEDIGTSKSGRKRARHGFLVGLGMDKDVPHETVGVKPSSLTPKEIPRIRKNKHVMQIKITSKVTQDEYKEESENEDPADEPKEKDSNLKPFASLEELEKGRLPPQDILSLPMFKNYTAGNPSVVLYIKNLAKDVVIDDFYYIFGSQFESSEVAKSSLGVRLMQEGRMRGQAFLTFPSVEVAHRALNLVNGFVFKGKPMIIQFGRTPGAAKPNE; encoded by the exons ATGTGGAACTGCTCTAACTTGACATATAATCCTACTTGTCACAGATTGAGAAACGCTGCTTTTGTGGATTTCAAGAATGAAGCTTTTGCTTCTCAAGCACATCGTCAATTAAATGG GCTGAGGTTTCTTGGCAAGGTTCTACAAGTACAGAGAGCCAATAAACCTAATGACAACAAGAAGTCTCGACAAATCGAAGAATCTGTGACCAAGGGGAATGCTTTCTCTACTGTTAGCACCAACAATGATTCAAAATCTGGGCAGATTCTTTCTGGCGAACCGATAGCTCCAAAACTCGGCATAGACTATCCATTTCCTCCTCACCTGCA ATATGCTTACCCACCACCCGATGCAAATATATTAGCCAACATTACTAATGCCCTTATCGCTGTCCCACCGTTATACACCCAG GTGCTGCATCTGATGAACAAAATGAATCTTCCACCTCCTTTTCGCCTGGCCCTGCCCACACCACCTCTACCTAAAGCAGGCCCCCAACAAACTGACTTGGAGCATCAATCTAGTAGCGAGTCAGAGATGGAATCTGATGAG GATATAGGTACGTCAAAATCAGGAAGGAAGCGTGCTAGACATGGATTTCTTGTTGGTCTTGGTATGGACAAGGATGTGCCACATGAGACTGTTGGAGTGAAACCTTCGTCTTTGACCCCAAAAGAGATCCCTCGAATAAGAAAGAATAAACACGTTATGCAG ATCAAGATCACCTCTAAAGTTACTCAAGACGAATATAAAGAGGAAAGTGAGAATGAAGACCCTGCAGACGAGcccaaagaaaaagattcaaatttgaaacCCTTTGCAAGTTTAGAGGAATTGGAGAAAGGAAGGTTACCTCCACAGGATATTCTTTCACTCCCTATGTTCAAG AACTACACAGCTGGGAATCCGTCGGTTGTACTGTATATCAAAAACCTTGCCAAAGATGTTGTTATCGATGATTTCTATTACATATTTG GGTCACAGTTTGAAAGCAGCGAAGTAGCTAAATCAAGTCTTGGTGTGAGGCTAATGCAG GAAGGAAGGATGAGAGGGCAAGCTTTTTTGACATTTCCGTCTGTTGAAGTCGCACATCGTGCTCTG AATCTTGTAAATGGTTTTGTGTTCAAAGGCAAACCAATGATAATCCAGTTTGGCAGGACTCCTGGAGCAGCCAAGCCAAacgaatga
- the CRT1b gene encoding calreticulin 1b (calreticulin 1b (CRT1b); FUNCTIONS IN: unfolded protein binding, calcium ion binding; INVOLVED IN: response to oxidative stress, response to salt stress; LOCATED IN: mitochondrion, endoplasmic reticulum, vacuole; EXPRESSED IN: 26 plant structures; EXPRESSED DURING: 14 growth stages; CONTAINS InterPro DOMAIN/s: Calreticulin/calnexin, P (InterPro:IPR009033), Calreticulin/calnexin (InterPro:IPR001580), Calreticulin/calnexin, conserved site (InterPro:IPR018124), Calreticulin (InterPro:IPR009169), Concanavalin A-like lectin/glucanase (InterPro:IPR008985); BEST Arabidopsis thaliana protein match is: calreticulin 1a (TAIR:AT1G56340.1); Has 5507 Blast hits to 3456 proteins in 438 species: Archae - 6; Bacteria - 291; Metazoa - 2217; Fungi - 528; Plants - 416; Viruses - 176; Other Eukaryotes - 1873 (source: NCBI BLink).) — MAKMIPSLVSLILIGLVAIASAAVIFEERFDDGWENRWVKSEWKKDDNTAGEWKHTAGNWSGDANDKGIQTSEDYRFYAISAEFPEFSNKDKTLVFQFSVKHEQKLDCGGGYMKLLSGDVDQKKFGGDTPYSIMFGPDICGYSTKKVHAILTYNEANHLIKKDVPCETDQLTHVYTFILRPDATYSILIDNVEKQTGSLYSDWDLLPPKKIKDPSAKKPEDWDEQEYISDPEDKKPDGYDDIPKEIPDTDSKKPEDWDDEEDGEWTAPTIPNPEYMGEWKPKQIKNPNYKGKWEAPLIDNPDFKDDPELYVFPKLKYVGLELWQVKSGSLFDNVLICDDPDYAKKLADETWGKLKDAEKAAFDEAEKKNEEEESKDAPAESDAEDEPEDDEGGDDSDSESKAEETKSVDSEETSEKDATAHDEL; from the exons ATGGCGAAAATGATTCCTAGCCTCGTCTCTCTAATTCTTATCGGTCTTGTTGCGATCGCCTCCGCCGCAGTTATTTTCGAGGAGCGCTTTGATG ATGGCTGGGAGAACAGATGGGTTAAATCTGAGTGGAAGAAGGATGATAACACTGCTGGGGAGTGGAAGCACACTGCGGGAAATTGGTCTGGTGACGCTAACGATAAAG GTATCCAGACCAGTGAAGACTACAGATTCTACGCCATTTCAGCTGAGTTCCCTGAATTCAGTAACAAGGACAAGACCTTAGTCTTCCAATTCTCAGTCAAGCACGAGCAAAAGCTTGACTGCGGTGGTGGCTACATGAAGCTACTAAGTGGTGATGTTGACCAAAAGAAATTTGGTGGAGACACACCATACAG TATCATGTTTGGTCCTGATATCTGTGGCTACAGCACAAAGAAAGTGCATGCTATCCTTACCTATAATGAAGCCAACCACCTGATCAAGAAAGATGTTCCATGTGAAACTGACCAGCTCACCCATGTGTACACATTTATCCTCCGCCCAGATGCTACTTACAGCATTCTCATCGACAATGTTGAGAAACAAACTGGTAGCCTTTACTCTGACTGGGATCTTCTCCCACCCAAGAAGATCAAGGACCCCAGCGCCAAGAAG CCTGAGGACTGGGACGAACAAGAATACATTTCTGACCCTGAAGACAAGAAACCTGACGGTTACGATGATATCCCTAAGGAGATCCCAGACACCGACTCAAAGAAG CCTGAGGACtgggatgatgaagaagatggtgagtGGACTGCCCCAACAATCCCCAACCCTGAGTACATGGGTGAATGGAAGCCTAAG cAAATCAAGAACCCCAACTACAAGGGCAAGTGGGAGGCTCCATTGATTGACAACCCTG ACTTCAAGGATGACCCAGAGCTCTACGTCTTCCCCAAGCTGAAATATGTTGGACTCGAATTGTGGCAG GTGAAATCAGGATCATTGTTCGACAATGTCTTGATCTGCGATGACCCAGACTATGCCAAGAAGTTGGCAGATGAAACATGGGGAAAGCTCAAGGAT GCGGAGAAAGCAGCTTTCGATGaggctgagaagaagaatgaggaaGAG GAATCCAAGGACGCACCTGCGGAATCTGAT GCTGAAGACGAACCAGAGGATGATGAAGGAGGAGATGATTCCGATTCTGAATCTAAGGCCGAGGAGACCAAATCAGTAGATAGCGAGGAAACCTCTGAGAAAGACGCCACCGCTCAT GATGAGCTATAG
- a CDS encoding RNA-binding (RRM/RBD/RNP motifs) family protein (RNA-binding (RRM/RBD/RNP motifs) family protein; FUNCTIONS IN: RNA binding, nucleotide binding, nucleic acid binding; LOCATED IN: cellular_component unknown; EXPRESSED IN: 22 plant structures; EXPRESSED DURING: 13 growth stages; CONTAINS InterPro DOMAIN/s: RNA recognition motif, RNP-1 (InterPro:IPR000504), Nucleotide-binding, alpha-beta plait (InterPro:IPR012677); Has 908 Blast hits to 898 proteins in 138 species: Archae - 0; Bacteria - 6; Metazoa - 655; Fungi - 76; Plants - 104; Viruses - 1; Other Eukaryotes - 66 (source: NCBI BLink).) has translation MAAHATSEPAVNLPATQFESQVTEPFGVTLLVRHLPDGIPHDIVSRLFSQYGASAVRPCSGGKLRNAAFVDFKNEAFASQAHRQLNGLRFLGKVLQVQRANKPNDNKKSRQIEESVTKGNAFSTVSTNNDSKSGQILSGEPIAPKLGIDYPFPPHLQYAYPPPDANILANITNALIAVPPLYTQVLHLMNKMNLPPPFRLALPTPPLPKAGPQQTDLEHQSSSESEMESDEDIGTSKSGRKRARHGFLVGLGMDKDVPHETVGVKPSSLTPKEIPRIRKNKHVMQIKITSKVTQDEYKEESENEDPADEPKEKDSNLKPFASLEELEKGRLPPQDILSLPMFKNYTAGNPSVVLYIKNLAKDVVIDDFYYIFGSQFESSEVAKSSLGVRLMQEGRMRGQAFLTFPSVEVAHRALNLVNGFVFKGKPMIIQFGRTPGAAKPNE, from the exons ATGGCTGCACATGCGACATCGGAGCCGGCCGTGAATCTCCCGGCGACGCAATTTGAATCTCAGGTTACAGAGCCGTTCGGGGTAACTCTTCTAGTTCGGCATCTTCCTGATGGAATTCCTCATGATATCGTCTCTCGGCTCTTTTCTCAGTACGGAGCTTCTGCTGTTCGTCCTTGCTCCGGTGGAAA ATTGAGAAACGCTGCTTTTGTGGATTTCAAGAATGAAGCTTTTGCTTCTCAAGCACATCGTCAATTAAATGG GCTGAGGTTTCTTGGCAAGGTTCTACAAGTACAGAGAGCCAATAAACCTAATGACAACAAGAAGTCTCGACAAATCGAAGAATCTGTGACCAAGGGGAATGCTTTCTCTACTGTTAGCACCAACAATGATTCAAAATCTGGGCAGATTCTTTCTGGCGAACCGATAGCTCCAAAACTCGGCATAGACTATCCATTTCCTCCTCACCTGCA ATATGCTTACCCACCACCCGATGCAAATATATTAGCCAACATTACTAATGCCCTTATCGCTGTCCCACCGTTATACACCCAG GTGCTGCATCTGATGAACAAAATGAATCTTCCACCTCCTTTTCGCCTGGCCCTGCCCACACCACCTCTACCTAAAGCAGGCCCCCAACAAACTGACTTGGAGCATCAATCTAGTAGCGAGTCAGAGATGGAATCTGATGAG GATATAGGTACGTCAAAATCAGGAAGGAAGCGTGCTAGACATGGATTTCTTGTTGGTCTTGGTATGGACAAGGATGTGCCACATGAGACTGTTGGAGTGAAACCTTCGTCTTTGACCCCAAAAGAGATCCCTCGAATAAGAAAGAATAAACACGTTATGCAG ATCAAGATCACCTCTAAAGTTACTCAAGACGAATATAAAGAGGAAAGTGAGAATGAAGACCCTGCAGACGAGcccaaagaaaaagattcaaatttgaaacCCTTTGCAAGTTTAGAGGAATTGGAGAAAGGAAGGTTACCTCCACAGGATATTCTTTCACTCCCTATGTTCAAG AACTACACAGCTGGGAATCCGTCGGTTGTACTGTATATCAAAAACCTTGCCAAAGATGTTGTTATCGATGATTTCTATTACATATTTG GGTCACAGTTTGAAAGCAGCGAAGTAGCTAAATCAAGTCTTGGTGTGAGGCTAATGCAG GAAGGAAGGATGAGAGGGCAAGCTTTTTTGACATTTCCGTCTGTTGAAGTCGCACATCGTGCTCTG AATCTTGTAAATGGTTTTGTGTTCAAAGGCAAACCAATGATAATCCAGTTTGGCAGGACTCCTGGAGCAGCCAAGCCAAacgaatga
- the NAS3 gene encoding nicotianamine synthase 3 (nicotianamine synthase 3 (NAS3); CONTAINS InterPro DOMAIN/s: Nicotianamine synthase (InterPro:IPR004298); BEST Arabidopsis thaliana protein match is: nicotianamine synthase 4 (TAIR:AT1G56430.1); Has 198 Blast hits to 195 proteins in 46 species: Archae - 20; Bacteria - 10; Metazoa - 0; Fungi - 20; Plants - 147; Viruses - 0; Other Eukaryotes - 1 (source: NCBI BLink).) produces MGCQDEQLVQTICDLYEKISKLESLKPSEDVNILFKQLVSTCIPPNPNIDVTKMCDRVQEIRLNLIKICGLAEGHLENHFSSILTSYQDNPLHHLNIFPYYNNYLKLGKLEFDLLEQNLNGFVPKSVAFIGSGPLPLTSIVLASFHLKDTIFHNFDIDPSANSLASLLVSSDPDISQRMFFHTVDIMDVTESLKSFDVVFLAALVGMNKEEKVKVIEHLQKHMAPGAVLMLRSAHGPRAFLYPIVEPCDLQGFEVLSIYHPTDDVINSVVISKKHPVVSIGNVGGPNSCLLKPCNCSKTHAKMNKNMMIEEFGAREEQLS; encoded by the coding sequence ATGGGTTGCCAAGACGAACAATTGGTGCAAACAATATGCGATCTCTACGAAAAGATCTCAAAGCTTGAGAGTCTAAAACCATCCGAAGATGTCAACATTCTCTTCAAGCAGCTCGTTTCCACATGCATACCACCAAACCCTAACATCGATGTCACCAAGATGTGTGACAGAGTCCAAGAGATTCGACTTAATCTCATCAAGATTTGTGGTCTAGCCGAAGGTCACTTAGAAAACCATTTCTCTTCGATCTTGACCTCTTACCAAGACAACCCACTTCATCATTTAAACATTTTCCCTTATTACAACAACTATTTGAAACTCGGAAAGCTCGAGTTCGACCTCCTCGAACAAAACCTAAATGGCTTTGTCCCAAAGAGTGTGGCTTTCATTGGATCTGGTCCTCTTCCTCTCACTTCCATCGTTCTTGCTTCATTCCATCTCAAAGACACAATCTTTCACAACTTTGACATCGACCCATCAGCGAACTCACTCGCTTCTCTTCTGGTTTCCTCTGATCCAGACATCTCTCAACGCATGTTCTTCCACACCGTTGATATAATGGACGTGACAGAGAGCTTAAAGAGCTTTGATGTCGTGTTTCTAGCTGCTCTTGTTGGAATGAACAAAGAGGAGAAAGTTAAAGTGATCGAGCATCTGCAGAAACACATGGCTCCTGGTGCTGTGCTCATGCTTAGGAGTGCTCATGGTCCGAGAGCGTTTCTTTATCCGATCGTTGAGCCGTGTGATCTTCAGGGGTTCGAGGTTTTGTCTATTTATCACCCAACAGATGATGTTATCAACTCCGTGGTGATCTCTAAAAAGCATCCAGTTGTTTCAATTGGGAATGTTGGTGGTCCTAATTCATGCTTGCTCAAGCCTTGCAACTGTTCCAAGACCCACGCGAAAATGAACAAGAACATGATGATCGAGGAGTTCGGAGCTAGGGAGGAACAGTTGTCTTAA